Proteins encoded together in one Vitis vinifera cultivar Pinot Noir 40024 chromosome 4, ASM3070453v1 window:
- the LOC100263320 gene encoding seipin-1 → MEEEEEEEYSFLMAKPPPWFTVLLSFQADLIHNCIFTLLAPVTTLFSILSESYQRAEEAKDSVKSAAKNVPSKVAHGSSLMVRKLAWGLLGAAYMGIVLVAVMVVAVVVGVGLVQLWVEEPVFLRESLHFDYTEPHPKAVFSFGGSKGKMGVPLGHTFYVSLRLLMPESDFNRDVGVFQLTAEVMSINGDVIAKSSHPCMLRFRSLPVQLTRTFLMGVPLLLGISSETQELTIEILKHKEGYSRTKAIRVTLIPRAGTLSLPQIYEAELLMNSQLPWKKKLVHSWKWTFYVWMSLYVYIMLLVVLMCCFRPVLFPVTTASQRDHNERDLTMEVSKEPDSRARDAREASESLKRWQRSRNKRKVDVLQKLQPETVGSSASSITITREDTSAFVEEDVGDSESVC, encoded by the exons atggaggaagaggaagaagaagagtaCAGCTTCTTGATGGCAAAACCACCACCATGGTTCACAGTCCTCTTGTCCTTCCAAGCAGACTTGATTCACAACTGCATCTTTACACTCCTCGCCCCCGTCACCACCCTTTTCTCCATACTCTCAGAGTCCTACCAAAGAGCAGAGGAGGCCAAAGACAGTGTAAAATCAGCAGCCAAGAATGTGCCCTCAAAGGTGGCACATGGCAGCAGCTTGATGGTGAGGAAGCTGGCCTGGGGGCTTCTGGGTGCTGCCTATATGGGAATTGTTCTGGTGGCTGTGATGGTTGTGGCTGTTGTTGTGGGTGTTGGGTTGGTGCAGTTGTGGGTTGAGGAGCCTGTGTTTCTCAGAGAGAGCTTGCATTTTGACTACACTGAGCCTCACCCAAAGGCTGTGTTCTCTTTTGGTGGCAGCAAGGGCAAAATGGGGGTTCCATTAGGGCACACCTTTTATGTTTCTTTGAGACTTTTGATGCCTGAATCTGATTTCAATAGAGACGTTGGGGTGTTTCAG TTGACTGCAGAAGTCATGTCGATCAATGGGGATGTGATAGCAAAATCGAGCCATCCATGCATGTTGCGCTTTAGAAGCCTCCCAGTTCAACTCACGCGAACTTTTCTCATGGGGGTTCCACTATTGCTAGGAATTTCAAGTGAAACACAGGAGCTAACCATTGAAATATTAAAGCACAAGGAAGGGTATTCAAGAACCAAAGCCATCAGAGTAACTTTGATTCCAAGGGCTGGAACTTTATCTCTCCCTCAGATTTATGAAGCTGAACTCCTCATGAACTCCCAACTCCCTTGGAAGAAAAAACTGGTGCATAGTTGGAAATGGACATTCTATGTGTGGATGTCCTTGTATGTTTACATTATGCTTCTTGTAGTTCTCATGTGTTGCTTTAGGCCTGTCTTATTCCCTGTAACAACAGCAAGTCAAAGAGATCATAATGAAAGAGATTTGACCATGGAAGTATCCAAAGAACCAGACTCAAGAGCTAGAGATGCTAGAGAGGCTTCAGAATCATTGAAAAGATGGCAACGGAGCAGGAACAAGAGAAAGGTAGATGTTTTGCAGAAGCTCCAACCAGAAACTGTTGGCTCATCTGCTTCAAGCATTACTATAACCAGGGAAGACACAAGTGCGTTTGTTGAAGAGGATGTTGGGGATTCAGAATCAGTGTGTTAG